ATCACCTGTTCTGTAGTCTGATCTGGAGGTATAACTTTCTCCCTTTCATAGTCCCTAATCAGTTCATAGACTTCTCTACGAGTCACATTTTCCTCCACCGAGCTTAAAGCCAGCCTGCTCAACACAGGACCATAACCTGCCTGGCGCAGGGATGCCCAGACCTGGTTCTCTGCCTGGTACCATCGCCCCTGAATAATATGCTCCACTGCCTCTGCATTTAAATAGGCAATGTTCAGAAGTTTATGCCGGGAACTGGTATTCAAACGTTTCAGAAGAACTTCAAGATTCCGCTCACCTGGAATGTTCCCCTTTTCAATTTCCTCTTCCAGTATGTTAACTGTAAAATCCGGCAGAACTTTCGCCACGTTTGCTGTTATCTGGAGATTGTTTTCCACTATCTCCCTGCGGATCTGACGTCCGGAAATCTTCTCTCCATTCACTTTCCCTTCGGGTATGAAATGAAATTTCATCTTTTTACCAAAACGACTGTAAAGGAATTCATTCACCGCATACCACCGGATCACATTCCGGTTAGGGAGGCTGCGAGGAATACCGCTGAAAATTCCCTTCTTGATAAAACCAGAAGCATATCTTTTGATTTTTTGGGGATTAACCTCTGCAGCGTCCACATAATCAGTCACCCCGTCTTGGATCATCATGGCAATCCTTATAGGAACAGTGTAGGCCATGGTCAACCGGTGATGCAATCCTTCAATGGGCACGATACGATCAGCCCCAGCTTCCAGGGCCATCTTACTCCTGGCCTCGAAACTGGTGAAAAATGGGGCGTGGTTGGCACTGTAACCCTTGTTAAGGTAGATCACCACTTCCTTACCGGTTTCATCTCCCAGTTCCCGGGCCTTCTTGATGAGATCCACGTGTCCCAGATGAACCGGGTCAAAATCAGCGCTTATTCCTATCAATAAAATCTTCCTCTTATAAAATTATTTTCTTTTATTTTTGTTTCCAACCCTTTTATGAACTTTTAATTGGTAAAGTGAATCTCAAAATATTTACAAATACTAATTATTATATCCTTTATGATTTTAAAGTTCTATTCATTGTTCGTATATTCTCATTTTCCATGATTTTCAAAAAAATAGTATTAATTATGATTTTTATTCATGAGGAATAGGTTATTTCTATCAGTAATTTTAATTGAGTATAGTCTTTATTCACTGTATAATTTTTTTAAAGAAGTAATTACTTGAATCTGAAGATAAAATGTTGAAATCATTTAAAGAGAAAATTTCCGCAGATATGTCCAGTGTTTTAACTTGATATCTCCAAATATCCACACATTTCTCTGGAGCAAAGATAAAAAAGTCCACATCCTCTGAAAATCCAAATCTACGTAACTTAACTTCATTTTTTCGCAATTTTATATTTTTACAACTTTCAATTTCAACAATTACTTTTCTTCCATTTTTAATAGCAAACAAGGCTGGCACATAACCATTGTAATTAAATGAATTCTTAGTTGAATTGTTTAAATGTTTTGTTTTGATAATGTAGCCTTTATTTGCGAGATTAAAAGCTAAAGAGGATATCAAGTTTTTAGATAAATCATTTTCCATCTTTGATTTTCGATGGGGCATCATTCTAAAGCTCATATAATCAATCCATCAATCCAATTTGAATCAGATTCTTGTTAACATTAGACATATTCCCGTACTTAACCTAAAAATTTCCTCAAATTTGCAGCCTGCAAAATAAAATCCGGAGCAGATTCCATTTTATCTTTCCTTAGAAGATCAATTAAGCTACTGGTTATTTTCCGGTGCTCTTCATGAACCTCATAATCTATAAAATCCAACCTGGTTTTCACAGATTCTGGTAAAAAGGGAGAATCATCATTTAAATATCTTAAAGCATCTTTTAAGTCGTTTTGGAAGTTAAGGTAATGTTTATCAAGGAAGGAAAGATCATCCTCATCCAGAGCATTTAAACCCAGGATTTCTGGGGGTAACCCTATGGAATATAAGGCACAGGTAAAGGAAATAGCTCGTGGTAATGAAACCCCACCCATTTCTCTGGAATATCCAAATAAACCGATATGAAGCTTTCTTTTCCTTCTG
This genomic window from Methanobacteriaceae archaeon contains:
- a CDS encoding adenylyltransferase/cytidyltransferase family protein, which produces MIGISADFDPVHLGHVDLIKKARELGDETGKEVVIYLNKGYSANHAPFFTSFEARSKMALEAGADRIVPIEGLHHRLTMAYTVPIRIAMMIQDGVTDYVDAAEVNPQKIKRYASGFIKKGIFSGIPRSLPNRNVIRWYAVNEFLYSRFGKKMKFHFIPEGKVNGEKISGRQIRREIVENNLQITANVAKVLPDFTVNILEEEIEKGNIPGERNLEVLLKRLNTSSRHKLLNIAYLNAEAVEHIIQGRWYQAENQVWASLRQAGYGPVLSRLALSSVEENVTRREVYELIRDYEREKVIPPDQTTEQVIERAWYVASMVEKGLSSSEAHEKFRDGARTRDKPLYSFDAGLHLRSFELASLKEGMDAYLYVDKRGDLSCELKPPGRKVKSSLKLPGKMATYLRLLVDSQIIPLQGILVEKKRGWRIRLEVG